Below is a window of Actinomycetota bacterium DNA.
CTGCAGACCACGCGTCGACAGCAGCGCCACCTCGACGTAGGCGTCGCCGTACTTGGCCATGTCAACGCCGCGCACACGCGGGTCGGCGTCGGTGGCGGTCCGTTCGAGGTCGAGCGCCAGCTGGATCTTGTGATCGACGGGAACCTCCAGGAAGCCCGGCCGGGCCAGGTCTCCCACGTCCGGCGGTGTCTGGGGGTCGGGCAGGACGTTGGCCTCGTCGGGGGTGGCGACCGCCGCGTTGGTGCGCGCCTCGTCGAGTGCCGCGGCGAGGGCCTCATCGGTGACCATGGCGGTCGATGCGTACCCTTGGCGACCGTCGACGATCACCCGGACGCCCACCCCCCGCGTCTCCGCGGACGACAGCGCGTCCACCTCACCGCGGAGCGCTTCGACCTCGGTCTCAACCTTGCGCAGGGCGAACGCCTCGACCTCCTCCGCGCCGCTGGCCCGTTCCACCACGCGGCGAGCGAGGTCGGCCAGTTCCGCCCCGCTCATGCTGTCCCCCCCACCGTGATGCGAGCGATGCGCAAGGTGGGTGTCCCGAACGCCACCGGCACACCCTGACCGTCCTTGCCGCAGATGCCCTGACGCTGGGCGAAGTCGGTCCCGACCGCGTCGATCCGCCGCAGCGTCTCGGGTCCGTTCCCGACCAGGTTGGCTCCGCGGACGGCGTAGCGGATCTCACCCCCCTCGACCAGGTACGCCTCGGTCATGCCGAACACGAAGTCGCCGGTCGCCGGGTTGACCTGGCCACCACCGAGCCCCTTGCACAGCACCCCGCGGTCGATGCTGGCGATCAGCTCGTCGGGGTCAGCGTCGCCCGACACGATGTACGAGTTCGTCATCCGTGGGATCGGCAGGTGGGCGTAGGACTGGCGGCGGCCGTTCCCGGTGACGGGCAGGTCGAGCTTGCGGGAACTGCGGTGGTCGCTGAGGTAGTCGACCAGGGTGCCTTGGTCGAACAGGATGGTGCGTTGCGCCGGGGTGCCCTCGTCGTCGAACGCGTACGACCCCCACCCGTTCTGGACGGTGGCGTCATCGACCCCCGACAGCAGATCGCTCCCGATCTTCTCGCCGCGGCGGCCGGCGTAGACGCTGGCCTCCTTGGCGACGATGTCGGCCTCGAGCCCGTGCCCGCACGCCTCGTGGAACAAGACCCCGCCGTCGCCACGCCACAGCACCACCGGCATCTCGCCACTGGGGGCAGGACGGCTATCGAGCATCGCGACCGCCTGTCGGGCCGCAGCTCGCGCGACGTCCTCGGGGCGGTGACTGTCGAACATCTCGTGTCCGGCGCTGGCACCCGGCCCCTCGAACCCGGTCTGGATCACGCCGTCGCGGGCAGCCACCACCTGTGTGGCCAAACGCGTCCGGGTGCGGTGATCGTCGACCAGACGCCCCTCGCTGTTGGCGATCAGCACGTCGGCGGCGCCGTCCAGGTAGGTCACGATCACCTGCCTGACGTCACCCGAGACGTCGCGGGCCGCCTCGTCGGCCCGAACCGCCAAGGCGACCAGGTCCTGCTTGTCGGCCTCGAACGGGTCGATGCGGACCGGATGGTCGACGCGGCGGTCGGGCCGGGTCAGATCGTCCACGCGGCGGGCGACCTCACCCTGCGCACCCGCCGCCGCCACCTGCGCCGCTTCCAGCAGCGACGCGCGGTCGAGCACGTTGGTGTAGGCGTACGCGGTCCGGCCGCCGCGGATGACCCGGATGCCGGCCCCCAGGTCCAGCGACGAGGTGAGCTCCTCGACCCGCTGATCCTCCAGCCGCAGTGCCCGTCCCCGCTTGTGCTCGGCGTACAGCTCGGCGAAATCCCCGCCCCGCGACAGCCCCGCCGTCAGCACCTCCCGGATCAGCACCTCATCGAGGCGTTCAGCGAGCAGATCCACGGGCATCTCCGACGGTGGCGTCGCTCGAGTGTAGGCAGCGGTCGTTGGGATCCCGGCTGCCCCAGCCCGGTCGAAGAGCGATCGCCGCGGCGGTCACCGGACGTCGCTTGCAGGCGGCCGTTCAGGCCTCGCGGCGGGCGGAGTGGCTTGTAGGAGGCCGTTCAGCCCTCGCGGCGGCGGAGTGGCTTGTAGGTGATGCGGTGCGGCTGGTCGGCGTCAGCGCCCAGCCGCCGTCGGCGGTCCTGCGCATAGTCGCTGTAGCCGCCCGGGTACCACACGGCCTGGCTGTCGCCCTCGAAGGCGAGGATGTGGGTGGCCACCCGGTCGAGGAACCACCGGTCGTGGCTGATGATCATCGCGCATCCCGCGAAGGCCAACAACGCCTCTTCCAGCGCACGCAACGTGTCCACGTCCAGATCGTTGATCGGCTCGTCGAGGAGGATCAGGTTCCCGCCGCTGCGCAGCAGCTTGGCCATGTGGATGCGGTTGCGTTCCCCGCCGGAGCACTTGCCGACCTTCTTCTGCTGGTCCGCCCCGCGGAAGTTGAACGTCGCCACGTACGACCGGGCGTTGAGCTCTCGCCCCCCGACGTCGAGCAGCTCCTGACCGCCCGAGATCTCCTCGAACACCGTCCGGTCGGGGTCGAGGGCGTCACGGTGCTGGTCGACGTACGCCAGCTGCACCGTCTCACCAACCCGGATCTCGCCGGCGTCGGGCTTGTCGTCCCCGACGATCATCTCGAACAAGGTCGTCTTCCCGGCCCCGTTGGGACCGATCACCCCGACGATCCCTCCCGGTGGAAGCGAGAACGTGAGGTCCTCGATCAGCAGCCGGTCGCCGTACCCCTTCCAGACGTGGTCCGCCTCGACCACGACCTCACCCAGGCGGGGACCGTCGGGGATCACGATCTCGGCGGTCCCCACCCGCTCGGACGGCGACTGCGCCAGCAGGCTCTCGTAGGCCTGGATGCGGGCCTTGCTCTTGGCCTGCCGCGCCTTGGGTGACTGGCGCACCCACTCGAGCTCACGGGCCAGCGTCTGCTGGCGGGCCGACTCGTGCTTCTCCTCCTGAGCCAACCGTTGGCGCTTCTGGTCGAGCCATCCCGAGTAGTTGCCGCGGTACGGGAAGCCCTTGCCCCGGTCGAGCTCCAGGATCCACCCGGCGACGTTGTCGAGGAAGTAGCGATCGTGGGTGACTGCCACGACCGTCCCCGGGTAGTCCTGCAGGTGTCGCTCGAGCCATGCGACGCTCTCCGCGTCGAGGTGGTTGGTGGGCTCGTCGAGGAGCAGCAGGTCCGGCTTGGACAGCAGCAGACGACACAGCGCCACGCGCCGGCGCTCGCCACCCGACAGGGTGGACACGTCGGTGTCGCCGGGTGGGACCCGCAGCGCGTCCATCGCGATCTCGAGCGTGCGATCCAGGTCCCAGGCGCCGGCCGCGTCGATGGCGTCTTGGACCTCGGCGAACTCGTCGTAGACCCGCTGCATCTCGCCGTCGTCGAGGGGTTCGGCCATCCGGGCGCTGAGCGCCTGGAAGCGTTCCACCAGCGCGGCGGCGTCGGCCACACCGTCCAGGATGTTGCCGCGGACGTCCTTGCCGGGATCGAGGCGGGGTTCCTGGGAGAGGAAACCGACCGTGTAGCCGTTGGCGAGCCACGCCTCGCCCTCGAAGTCGGTGTCCTGCCCGGCCATGATCCTCAGCAGGGTCGACTTGCCGGCACCGTTGGGGCCGATCACGCCGATCTTCGCGCCCGGCAGGAACGACAGCCAGATGTCGTCGAGGACCGCCCGGCCAGGCGGGACTACCTTCGACAGCCCCTTCATCACGTAGATGTACTCGGCCAACGTCAGCCCAAGGGTCGGGGACTGGGAGAGATCGCGGTGAGGGTACCGACGCTGCTTGGTGACGCCGGCGCGGGCCGCGGTCGTCGCGTCGAAGGCGTGTGCGGCGGCGGGTACCGTCCCGCCATGTCCCCCGTCGCCGCCGGTCTGCTGGTGTTCGTCGCGTCCGGTTCGGTGTTGGTCCTCGAGATCCTCGCCGGCCGGCTCCTCGCCCCGTACGTCGGGGTGACGCTGGAGACCTACACCGCGATCATCGGGACGGTCCTGGCGGGGATCTCGCTGGGTAGCTGGCTCGGGGGACGCGCAGCCGACCGCATCGACCCACGACTACTCCTCGGCCCGCTGGTCGTTGCTGGCGGGATCCTGGGTCTGATCGCCCCGACCGCGATCGCGGTGCTCGGCCAGAGCGCCGAGGTGCGCGGCGGCGGCCCCGTCGGCGTGGTCGCGCTGGCGCTCATCGGGTTCTTCGCGCCGGCAGCGGTGCTCAGCGCGGTCACCCCCACGGTGGTGAAGCTGCAGCTCGACGACCTCAGCGACACCGGAACCGTGGTGGGGCGGCTGGCCGCGCTCGGCACCGCCGGCGCGATCGTCGGCACGTTCGTGACGGGGTTCCTGCTGATCGCCCAGCTGCCCAGCCGTGCGATCGTGCTGTCGGTCGGCGGGGGGCTGGTCGCGGTCGGTGTGGTGGTGTGGGTCGCGCTCCGCCCCGACCGCGTCCACGTGGCCGGGTTGGTGGCGCTCGCCGGGCTGGCCGCCGCCTCGACGGCGGCGACGCTGGGAACCTGCGAGTACGAGAGCCCCTACTTCTGCGCGCGCGTCGTCGCCGAGCCGGACGACCCGTCGCGGCGGCTGCTGCTGCTGGACACCGTCCGCCACAGCTTCGTCGACGTCGACGACCCCACCCACCTGGAGTTCACCTACAGCCAGACCTTGAGCGACGTGGTCGCGGCGATCGCCCCGCCGGGGGAGCCGATCGACGCCCTGCACGTGGGCGGGGGCGGTTTCACCATGCCGCGGTACCTGGCGGCGACCCGGCCGGGGTCGACCAACGTCGTGCTGGAACTCGACGCGGTCCTGGTTCGCGTCGCTCACGAGCAGCTGGGTTTGGAACCACAGCCCGGGCTGGATATCCGGGTGGGTGACGCTCGGGTGACGCTTCCGCAGCTACCGGAGGACGCGTTCGACCTGGTGATCGGTGACGCGTTCGGTGGTCTGACCGTCCCGTGGCACCTGACCACCCGGGAGTTCCTCGAGCAGATCGCCGCGCGGCTGAGGCCTGGAGGGGTGTACGCCATGAACCTCATCGACTACCCGCCGAACGCGTTCGCTCGTGCCGAGGTCGCGACGATGCGGCAGGTGTTCGATCACGTGGCCGTGCTGGCCCCTCCCGCGCGGTTGCGTCACGACGACGGCGGGAACTTCATCGTGGTCGGCTCCGACGCACCGATCCCGGTCGACGCGATCCTGGCTCGGAACACCCGCCGGGGCGACGACGAAGCCGCCGTGACCGGTGATGCGGTCGACCGGTTCGTGGGCGACGCGCCGGTGCTCACCGACGCGTACGCGCCGGTCGATCAGCTGATGAACCCGAGGCGGCGGTGAGCGCCCCCGATCAGGCGCTTGAGCCGCTGCTGCGCTGGCATGAGGAGACGGCGGCGGCCCGGATCCCCCACAGCGCCCGCGACTACGTCCCCGAGCTGTTCACCGAGCTCCGTGAGGCCGCCGAGGCTGGCACATCCGCCGATGAGGTGGCGCGCCGCCTGCGGGGCGCTTCCGGGCCCGACCGTCGCGCCCGGGCGCTTCGGATCCTGGAGCGGGTGGGGGCCGTCGACCGTGGGCTGACCGCCTTCGAGGAGACCCAACGCCGCATCGCCACGCTAGGAGGTGGCGGTCGGTGAACGAGGACCGTCCTCGCGGGCCGGGTCGCCGTACGCCTCGGCGTTGAGGAATATGCGGTGGGTGACGACCGCCCGATCGTGCGCCTCGTCCCCCTCGGGCCCGGCCTTGCGGGCGTCGAGCTCCGCGAGCTCCGGGGCGCGCCCGTAGAGGATGAGGGTGTCACCGGACAGGATCGGTGTGTCGCCGCGGGGCACGCCGATGTAGCTTCCGTCGCTGCGGGTCACGCCGAGCACGATGATCCCCTCGTCGGTGAGGCGACGGTCCATCAGCTGGTCGGTGATGATCCAGTCGTCGTCGCCGACGGTCATCTCGGTGA
It encodes the following:
- a CDS encoding TldD/PmbA family protein: MPVDLLAERLDEVLIREVLTAGLSRGGDFAELYAEHKRGRALRLEDQRVEELTSSLDLGAGIRVIRGGRTAYAYTNVLDRASLLEAAQVAAAGAQGEVARRVDDLTRPDRRVDHPVRIDPFEADKQDLVALAVRADEAARDVSGDVRQVIVTYLDGAADVLIANSEGRLVDDHRTRTRLATQVVAARDGVIQTGFEGPGASAGHEMFDSHRPEDVARAAARQAVAMLDSRPAPSGEMPVVLWRGDGGVLFHEACGHGLEADIVAKEASVYAGRRGEKIGSDLLSGVDDATVQNGWGSYAFDDEGTPAQRTILFDQGTLVDYLSDHRSSRKLDLPVTGNGRRQSYAHLPIPRMTNSYIVSGDADPDELIASIDRGVLCKGLGGGQVNPATGDFVFGMTEAYLVEGGEIRYAVRGANLVGNGPETLRRIDAVGTDFAQRQGICGKDGQGVPVAFGTPTLRIARITVGGTA
- the ettA gene encoding energy-dependent translational throttle protein EttA, encoding MTLAEYIYVMKGLSKVVPPGRAVLDDIWLSFLPGAKIGVIGPNGAGKSTLLRIMAGQDTDFEGEAWLANGYTVGFLSQEPRLDPGKDVRGNILDGVADAAALVERFQALSARMAEPLDDGEMQRVYDEFAEVQDAIDAAGAWDLDRTLEIAMDALRVPPGDTDVSTLSGGERRRVALCRLLLSKPDLLLLDEPTNHLDAESVAWLERHLQDYPGTVVAVTHDRYFLDNVAGWILELDRGKGFPYRGNYSGWLDQKRQRLAQEEKHESARQQTLARELEWVRQSPKARQAKSKARIQAYESLLAQSPSERVGTAEIVIPDGPRLGEVVVEADHVWKGYGDRLLIEDLTFSLPPGGIVGVIGPNGAGKTTLFEMIVGDDKPDAGEIRVGETVQLAYVDQHRDALDPDRTVFEEISGGQELLDVGGRELNARSYVATFNFRGADQQKKVGKCSGGERNRIHMAKLLRSGGNLILLDEPINDLDVDTLRALEEALLAFAGCAMIISHDRWFLDRVATHILAFEGDSQAVWYPGGYSDYAQDRRRRLGADADQPHRITYKPLRRREG
- a CDS encoding fused MFS/spermidine synthase is translated as MSPVAAGLLVFVASGSVLVLEILAGRLLAPYVGVTLETYTAIIGTVLAGISLGSWLGGRAADRIDPRLLLGPLVVAGGILGLIAPTAIAVLGQSAEVRGGGPVGVVALALIGFFAPAAVLSAVTPTVVKLQLDDLSDTGTVVGRLAALGTAGAIVGTFVTGFLLIAQLPSRAIVLSVGGGLVAVGVVVWVALRPDRVHVAGLVALAGLAAASTAATLGTCEYESPYFCARVVAEPDDPSRRLLLLDTVRHSFVDVDDPTHLEFTYSQTLSDVVAAIAPPGEPIDALHVGGGGFTMPRYLAATRPGSTNVVLELDAVLVRVAHEQLGLEPQPGLDIRVGDARVTLPQLPEDAFDLVIGDAFGGLTVPWHLTTREFLEQIAARLRPGGVYAMNLIDYPPNAFARAEVATMRQVFDHVAVLAPPARLRHDDGGNFIVVGSDAPIPVDAILARNTRRGDDEAAVTGDAVDRFVGDAPVLTDAYAPVDQLMNPRRR